A genomic window from Onychostoma macrolepis isolate SWU-2019 chromosome 22, ASM1243209v1, whole genome shotgun sequence includes:
- the LOC131529857 gene encoding uncharacterized protein LOC131529857 translates to MASGLLKRNIALFKICVYFLENLVKMKLLFMSPLLFWHLLHHGASGVDIDGVLLMEGDSVTLHTGVETNQQDKIRWYFNDTRIAHITGDLSKICTDVQCNEGTERFRDRLKLDHQTGSLTIMNIRTTDSGVYKLLISSSNFDSENIFNVIVHGVPAAEHDKMKRKSVKKGESITLHSDGVKKTNNLKMWYFNDILITVITGDQSEICTDDQCDERFRDRLKLDNQTGSLTITNTRTTDSGLYKLQISSNRFSIVKTFSVSVTAAVPYKPTR, encoded by the exons ATGGCTTCGGGTTTACTGAAGAGGAACATAGCGCTATTCAAAatctgtgtttattttttagaaaaccTGGTGAAAATGAAGCTTCTCTTTATGTCGCCCTTATTATTCTGGCATTTGCTCCACCATG GTGCATCTGGTGTTGATATAGACGGAGTGTTactgatggagggagattcagtcactctacaCACTGGTGTTGAAACAAACCAACAAGACAAAATTAGATGGTATTTCAATGACACTCGCATCGCTCACATCACTGGAGATCTCAGTAAGATCtgtacagatgttcagtgtAATGAAGGtactgagagattcagagacagactgaagctggatcatcagactggatctctgaccatcatgaacatcagaaccacagactctggagttTATAAACTACTGATAAGCAGCAGCAACTTCGACAGTGAAAATATCTTTAATGTTATTGTACATG GTGTTCCTGCTGCTGAACATgataaaatgaagagaaagtCAGTGAAGAAGGGAGAATCTATTACTTTACATTCGGatggagtaaaaaaaacaaataatttaaagatgtggtattttaatgacattcTCATCACTGTAATCACTGGAGATCAGAGTGAGATCTGTACAGATGATCAGTgtgatgagagattcagagacagactgaagttggacaatcagactggatctctgaccatcacaaacaccagaaccaccgactctggactttataaaCTACAGATCAGCAGCAACAGATTCAGCATCGTAAAGACATTCAGTGTTAGTGTCACTG CTGCTGTTCCTTACAAACCCACCAGATGA
- the LOC131530212 gene encoding SLAM family member 9-like — protein MLMNNIFKTVIGWKAPGRLRNLAARAISSNLKLPPAQLLKLNRVESGQYLDGRSPRKTRLLLEDVLVRPAEGAHPVALSVFGESVSVMEGDSVTLNTDVTEIHEDDEILWNFGAERFIVAKINRGAGIFSIFDGVLDGKFKERLKLNKQTGSLTITNITTQHAGLYKLEIHGAKLTTKAFSVFVYAHLPVPNITRDCFSSSSSYCSLVCSVVNVGHVTLSWYKGHSLLSSISVSDLSISLSLPLEVEYQDNNTYSCVLNNPISNQTRHLNITQHCQPCADQGLPLSYLAVISIPVAVSLLIVTAVVIFWIYKKYRKTDQEVETRDDEVTYTEPVFYKRNAHKSNKKDTEEEHVDYTPVAMRREETRTESESVDEFWKWSAY, from the exons ATGCTAATGAACAACATTTTTAAGACTGTCATAGGCTGGAAAGCACCGGGACGCTTGAGAAACCTGGCTGCACGAGCCATCAGCAGCAACCTGAAGCTTCCACCTGCACAGTTGCTGAAGCTAAACAGGGTTGAgtctggtcagtacctggatgggagaagTCCTAGGAAGACTAGGTTGCTACTGGAAGatgtgttagtgaggccagcagagGGAGCACATCCTGTTGCTCTGA gtgtgtttggtgagtcagtgtcagtgatggagggagattctgtcactctaaACACTGATGTTACTGAAATACATGAGGATGATGAAATACTGTGGAATTTTGGAGCTGAAAGGTTTAtcgtagctaaaataaatagagGGGCTGGAATCTTCTCCATATTTGATGGTGTTCTTGATGGGAAATTCAAAGAAAGACTGAAGCTGAACAaacaaactggatctctgaccatcacaaacatcacaactcAACATGCTGGACTCTATAAACTAGAGATACATGGAGCGAAACTGACAACAAAAGcattcagtgtttttgtctatg CTCATCTACCTGTTCCGAACATTACCAGAGACTGtttttcatcatcatcttcatatTGTTCATTGGTGTGTTCGGTGgtgaatgtgggtcatgtgactctctcctggtacaaaggacacagtttattgtccagcatcagtgtgtctgatctcagcatcagtctctctctacctctggaggtggaatatcaggataacaacacctacagctgtgtgctcaacaatcccatcagcaaccagacgaGACACCTCAACATTACACAGCACTGTCAGCCATGTGCAG ATCAGGGCCTACCGTTATCTTATTTAGCGGTGATCTCTATTCCTGTTGCTGTATCTCTGTTGATTGTCACCGCAGTCGTGATCTTCTGGATCTACAAGAAATATAGAAAAACTGATCAAGAAG TTGAGACTCGTGATGATGAGGTTACTTACACTGAGCCAGTGTTCTACAAAAGAAATGCACATAAATCG aaTAAGAAAGATACAGAGGAAGAGCATGTGGACTATACACCTGTCGCCATGAGAAGAGAGGAAACTCGTACCGAGTCTGAGTCTGTGGATGAGTTTTGGAAGTGGTCGGcttattag